A segment of the Geitlerinema sp. PCC 9228 genome:
ATAAGTCACAATCAAATCCGCCCCAGCCCGTTTCATACTGGTCAAACTCTCCAAAACAACATTTTTCTCATCAATCCAACCTTGTTGGGCGGCAGCTTTAATCATGGCATACTCACCACTCACGTTATAAGCCGTGACAAGAAGTTGGGTTTTTTGTTTAATGCGGTGGATTATATCCAGATAAGCCAATGCTGGTTTCACCATAACGAGATCGGCCCCTTCCCCAATGTCGAGGGCGACTTCTTTTAAGGCTTCTCTGCCGTTGGCCGCATCCATCTGATAAGTCTTTTTATCTCCAAATTGGGGACTAGAATTTAAGGCATCTCGAAAAGGCCCATAGTAGGCAGAAGCATATTTCGCAGAATAGGCAAGAATCGCCACATTAATCCAGCCTTCTGCATCTAAGGCTTGGCGAATTGCCCCAACGCGACCATCCATCATGTCTGAAGGGGCTACCCAATCCGCCCCGGCTTCGGCTTGGGTGAGGGCTTGTTTGACCAATACGGCAACGGTTTCGTCGTTGAGAATGTTACCGTCTCGCACAATACCATCATGGCCTTGAGAACTATAAGGATCGAGGGCTACGTCGGTGATGAGCAAAAGGTGAGGATATTGCTGTTTGATGGCGCGGATGGTGCGGGGAATCAACCCATTGGGATTATAGCTTTCTGTGCCTTCATTATCTTTCTGGTGGGCGGGAATTTTCGGGAAAAGGGCGATACTGCCAATCCCTAAACGGGACAGTTCGTGAATTTCTTCGAGCAAAGTGTCGAGGGAGAAGCGATAACAACCGGGCATGGA
Coding sequences within it:
- the hemB gene encoding porphobilinogen synthase, with protein sequence MVTQSPDSSDPLTPMPNNPQRPRRLRRTATHRRMVRETVLTVDDLIYPLFVMEGEGQKEEIPSMPGCYRFSLDTLLEEIHELSRLGIGSIALFPKIPAHQKDNEGTESYNPNGLIPRTIRAIKQQYPHLLLITDVALDPYSSQGHDGIVRDGNILNDETVAVLVKQALTQAEAGADWVAPSDMMDGRVGAIRQALDAEGWINVAILAYSAKYASAYYGPFRDALNSSPQFGDKKTYQMDAANGREALKEVALDIGEGADLVMVKPALAYLDIIHRIKQKTQLLVTAYNVSGEYAMIKAAAQQGWIDEKNVVLESLTSMKRAGADLIVTYFAKSAAGWLSVAD